The window ttgaaagcggctccctgatgaatacaattatctctcaatatgaaagctattttaggctgggcagtgtagttgtaaccatctcttagctctgtatcaaagaaaaatttggtcttatttgcactttgaatattgagagagtgcgattatggttgcacttattgtaaagtgttaccatgaaaACGAATaccagttttctcttaatcttattaagcacaaacagtaagttaataaatgagaccttattgtaaagtgttaccaattttatttatactgtttttatttctatgatcagtttgtggaaaggagttcagttaggaggtcaaaagttgtagaagctcataaattaTGTACAgcaaggtctgaagagactgaaatcatacaggagagaagtcagtcagttgagttaatgtcaaaaccttttacaatacttgagtattgttgtcttttactgcatatgataattcatactcagaaagtagaactgaaatgattatttaaaacatttcaaatgcacctgcagaatatttttctagtcatatattttgccattgaggatttcttaaaaatagtgtgtaaaaatcttgtcttgtctcgttctcgtgaactcaatctcgagtctcgtctcgtctcgtgagctacccgtctcgtcacacccctagatCTCGATAATTTTTGGCATTAGTTTTTCCgatgataaaaacaaaacatcaagtATTAGGTCTACATTTAAGTGAAACTGAATGTCAAGTAATATGCAGCTTGTTCTGCGTTTTGAAACCAGCGAAAATTGCAGGATAGTACAATTTTCAACGTCACATCACACatctgcagcgcttctgtgtaCGGAGAAAACTAGGCCTACctacataacataacatatataaaataaaaggcaATATCTAGGCCTATAGGTTACGCAAAATATTTAACTTAAATAATTAGGTCTACAgattaacaaaatgaaagtgGTTATTTGTGGCGCACTCCAAAGATCTAGAAAAGaaaacagacattctgcttgtttttgttatttgagtgtcttttgtaaatgtatgaatgatGTCTTGCTTTTACCTGTATGACCATAAATTACGGAGACAGTTTACTGTCTTATAGAAGGAAAACAAATCCAGtggtcgcgccggcgcctcacgcacacaaattcttgcattgcttacttgatatcgcagcctgttaaatattaaaataaaatacaatcaacCAAACGTTACACTGCGCAATTAAATTCTGTAATACAATCTGCCATTTACCACCCATGATGATGTTTTACATTGATAATGCCAATGAAGTAAAGctcatataataaataatattttagcaTTTGTCtcgaaaatgaaaacagttggatttgtgccgaatgagaaaggtaggctacagattacactttaaatgaatttgttttgcatgttatttaattttgtttccAATAAATAAACTTGATTCTCGTCTTGAATATAGCAATAGAAGCTGgaatgttaaaaaagaaaatacttttttttattcattttggcTTGACTTTATAGCCTGAATAGTCCAACTGTTAATTTTAGAGGTTTTGTTGTGGAGTACATAAGTGGATAGGTAAATAATATAGGGCagttttgttcataatttatgtttacaaacattataaacaaagcatagGCTAtgctatttttacattttacttcaTTTACCGATaactttattatcattatttctgaatgtaataataaaatgcgaCGTAGGATATAGGCCTATGCGACTTatcttttttcctctcaggaATATCGGTATTTTTAACAATGCAGCaaacaataaaatatcttgaaaaaatactttattttataaacCATTGTTTTTCCTTTCGTTTAATAGGTTTACATTTGGACAGAATCTTGTTATAAAAGATAATTGTAGGCCTATTGGCTAAGACAGCAAATACactctttgtttttttaataaataaaatgttgtacgtattattattataaattacagcaacacctccccctttgcctttctgacgaggattgtgtcgataatcataaccttgacgactagactcatttaaagtaatgtaatcgtccggttttagccaggtttctgtcaaacacagcacatctagattattgtctgtgataatatcgtttacaataagtgcttttgaagaaagtgatctaatatttaacaatccaagctttatcatttgtttatcattattatctctattttttatttgttgaacatcaattaaatttttaccattgaatgggtttggaagttttttgtttttactaattcggggtacagacacagtctctatgtgataatatctaggtgtaagagtttctatgtgtcgggatttatctgacttctgtaatgtgaggcagctagcagacggtcggtttagccagtctgtctgcttcctgtcctgggccccagtttgtcatgtttcagctctaagactatgtgccatattacaagagagaagagcagcaccatcccgggacggatgaataccatctcttttcaacaggtcaggtctgccccaaaaacttttccaattgtctatgaaacctatattattctgcggacaccacttagacagccagccattgagtgatgataatctgctaactatctcatcactctgacgaacaggaaggggaccagagcaaattacttctcctgacattgtatttgcgagttcacacacctctttaatgttaattttagtgatctccgactggtgaagtcgaacatcatttgtgccgacgtgaataataattttagaatatttacgattagcattagccagcacttttaaatttgctttgatgtcaggtgctctggctcccggcaaacatgtgactatggtggctggtgtctctattttcacgttccgtgtaatagaatcgccaataactagggcactttcaacaagattctcagtgggtgcgtcactgagtggggagaacctgtttgatgttcttattggaacggaagagtggtgttttctgcagctaggccgcctcaccattacccaagtgccctgctgcgcgggctctacagccggaaccgaacaatgtacagctagtcgcatccaaaacagtatctgaagcccctgcattcttactatcctcgattaaagtttggatgcgtgtctctaattctgagattctctctgtcagcttgactatttccctacatttatgacatgtaaatccctcatcgctgacagagagagttatactgaacatgtgacagatggaacaggaaacaattctgggagaggatgacatgactcaccgtgtttgtagactgatccgatccgagttaccacagctgtttgatgaacgcgttgaAAGAGGAGCGCGCAagactgatgacaagttaacaagctagcgagatgcaaacgcgttgtaacagcgatttagattcaaagattataagctagcgacgtcagattaatgtggtaggcaataataataataatataagcaacaataaataaaagtaagagattcaataaaagagaaaacaaagctatacggagaCACAAACCACCAGCAGCGAGGCAGTGAGCAGaggcagcgaggcagacaggagcaatcgagCAGCAATCGAGCAGCAATCGACCAATCTAACTTCAGACAAAAACCTCAAGATttatcctcaacctgcagatccgacgttcctcagcctaaaggcatcttgcaagtatcgtacattttaacactaaacaacgatttagtattgatttgtaaaactCACCTTTGTCAGCAAAGGTGTTTTTATTACTGAAGAAACCAgatttccagattgcctttgactttttcctatagctctagtaacagtacctcttccggttcaactctatcattactcattctgacctTCGTATGTGTGTCattgtatgttatgtgtttgttagtttagttatgagtttgtgagttagttaataaagactGTGCACAATAcctgtttggttctgactccgtctgctaataaattgcctcttaagtgatttagatcctgactacatgctctAAGTAGCACggtacaataagaatgttatttttccataacctggaaatgaacatttcttagaattaataaacaatcaaaacTGAGTGTTCCctggacaacaggttaattgattgtaatattaagcttaatgtagctatatccagttaatctgattaacatatttacatattcataattaatcgtaattaataatcatactgagttatgaataattattaatatttcccctttgagttaattcgctacaTATGGAATGTGTTGCCTTTTACAGTGTCTGATATCATTTTCCATTCAGACACCAGCTCCTTCCTAATCTACAACGAGGACCACAACAAATGTGTGATAGTTGTGAGTACTACTGTGGTACAGGTGGCACCATGTGATATATCATCTACGGCACAGCAGTTCAGATGGATTTCCTCTTCACGAATCATCAGCCTCTCTTTTAGTCTCTGCTTGGGAGCCAAGAAGATTGAAAACTGGGACAAAATTATCCTTCTGCCCTGCAATGAACTCAGCCCAGAGCAAACCTGGGAATGTAAAGATGAGACCTTATTTGGGTTGAAAGGACATCCAATGCACCTGAACCATGGAAATTCTTACGAGCAAAGTTTGACGTTGTATACAGGAACAGGTTCTTGGAGTCGCTGGCTGATTTATGGGACCAAAGAAATTTTGTGTTCTCGTGGATATCAAGGTATAACAAAAATCCACCTAACAGTTAGGAAATGTGGACACTTATTAAGACTTTATAATTATGGCTTCCAAAATGTAACATGCTATGTTATGAATTTCCTTGTATGATGTTACCATTTGTTAAACTAAGTTAAAGACTTCAGTTTCCTTATTGTCATTTTAGTTGTTTAGATCAAATTCTTAAACCATTCTAAATCAAACTTAAACCcctaatgtcatttttttatgttctgCAGACATGGCAAGTATAGGTGGTAATTCACTTGGGAAACCATGCCATTTCCCTTTTAAGTATAATGGCAAGTGGTATGCTGAATGCACTGTGGATGGCAGGAAAGATGGTTTGCTGtggtgttccacagaaaaagatTACGACACGGACAGAAAGTGGGGCTTCTGCCCCACAAAAAGTAAGACAACTATTCACTATTTACTACAGAAACATCGCTATTTTAATAACCATGTATAGCAGTGTATAGCATTCATAACATGAATACACAGCAGAATCTGCAAAGCATCACAAGACAAGAGACAGCGTTAAATAAACTTTTGGTGTGGGCGCGAAACCTGTgcgaatgagtaaaattatagGCAGTGCCCGCAAGCCTGCACCGAAATTCAGGACTTAACAGACGTTATTATGGAGTGAATGAGACGAGTGAGGAGGCAGGTGTGTTTCAATTTGGTGTATCGATATACTGCAGAAAAGGAGAATTGGAtctgtttcagatatttcagtaacAATATATATCGAAATATCTATATTGTTGACAACACTATATGAGTGGTGTGTGGTGGTGTattaaaattatcattttttatgtatcaaatgtaaatgtatgtcCCTGTTACACTTGTgtataaagtgtgtgtgtgtgtgtgtgtgtgtgtgtgtaataatatatatctttaaatatttatatttcttacAGTTTCATCTTGACTGTCAGTTTGAAAACCAAAAAGTTAATAATAAGCATGATTGTTTGTTTCAGATGCCCCAGTGCCCAGCATCACAGTGTTCAGGCAGATGCAGGACAGAGAGCATGTGATGGTGATGTGTTCATTCGGAAGAAGATTCATTGAGAGCTCTTTCCAGCTGTCACTGAAGGGTGAATACAACTACACACTGAAGAATCCTCTGCTATCTTCAAATGAAAAGTGTGTGTTTGATGTGAAAGTGAGATCACCTGTTTCCTTCACCTGTGTGCACGAGATTAATCATGCGGTGAACCGGCAGAGTGAGACCTACACCTACAACCCATCTGGTAAAACATACTATAACTATACTGTAAAAGCATTTTAATTCTAATGCTCTGTTTTTCTGGCACGTTGGATTTTGACTCCTCAATGTCAATGTAATctaaacacttttaaaatattatgtttttgtcATGTCCTGTGGAGTGATTAATGAGGTTTCCCAGTAATGGTTTAATGGCAATAATACAGTGGTATACTAATACATGctcattatttaatttaacttaattaattaattaaattaattaaatatttcattaatggtaaaaagtaaaataaataaataaatactatgcatttctttgttttattgaagcTCAATCCAGCAACATGAGCACACCATACTACCCGACACAAAGTAAGTCAGCATATTTGTAGTTTTGCACATTGATGCTTtttgataataaaatattattattttttattttatttattttttatttctatttgaaATGAATGAACCTTTCTAGCATGGACACATCAAAggtataattatataattataatgtaatgtataatttattttttattagttaacatttagttaaaggattagttcactttaaaatgaaaattaccccaagcctTACTCTAGAGACCTGTACCCGCAGGACCCAACACAACAGAGTGTGGCACGGGACAAGATTTGATGGGCACGTGCGGTGAGACACTCATGTGTGCGGGCTGCGGGAGAATAAAATGATTTGCAGCACTCCCGCAAAATAGAAATATCTAAacataatactgtatatataaaaatacattttattcatatattgcACAAAAGCAACAAGAACAACtgatattaaataaaaacatttacagtcaCAAGCATATGCGAGATTCTATTCATAACACGTGTTTgcagtagggatgcaccgatccgcCTTTTCGCTTCCGATACCGATTCCTGGGATTCAGTATCAGCCGATACCGATCCAATCCGATATTCAAGTAATAAGAAAAGTGCTAAATtacctaaaatgaaaactgaaactgactttttttcataatactttcttttcataatataaataaatgcatagcctAGGCCTATTTGTTTATCCTATAAGTTTGTGAATTAAATGTCTATTAAAATAGCTTCACTAGCTTGGTAgacattcaaaataaaaaggAGTCCAGCTGATTCCTTCATCCATGACTCATGGCTTGTTTTTCACGAATGTTTGAGTTATTAcataaactaaatatatttatatataaatataggctatactataaaattaaaagacatttcttttaaatttatagcGGAGTTTTTTTAATGAGGCAGCAACATATGATAGATAGGACTAGGGCTGTGTATTGCCAAGAATCTGGCAATACGATACAGGGGTTACGATACGATATATTGTGATACTGTAAGAAAGGTGATATATTGtgatatttcttgttttttttgaaaaaggaTGTAATTTTAGAAAAAATGGTCATAAAGAACACACCACCATATGCATAAAAGCTtacaaacaactttattttatttaatcaatacaGTATCATATGCATTTATATCACTGATCACTATTTTGTGCAATCTAAGGGAAAGTAGTAAAGTGACTGCAGGATTCTTTAgttgtacaggtgctggtcatataattagaatatcatcaaaaagttgatttattttactaattccattcaaaaagtgaaacttgtatattatattcattcattacacacagactgatatatttcaaatgtttatttcttttaattttgatgattataactgacaactaaggaaaatcccaaattcagtatctcagggtgctttcacacctgcctcatttagttcggttgaatcgtaccagagttcgtttccccctttggtgcggttcatttgggcaggtgtgaaagcagcaatcgcactcgggtgcgtactaaaagcggaccaaacaagcgtaccgagacctgcttgaagagatggtctcggtacgctttcaaacgaactctggagtggttcgcttgagatgtgaaagcaatccgacccagttaacggaccaacgaaccaaatgaCATCATAATTCATTACGGAAAATGCGATATAAAAAGCggtagtgtctgattctgtgagtgagcacattatttaccaCAGATGTAAACCAACGAGCGCCGCTGTTGTGTAATTGCACTTCTCCGTGTGAGAACCCTATAAAAGCCTttttcctgctctgcttcattataaaatgtagcctatataGTCTCTTTCGACACGCTGACAGGTCGCCTACTACACAGCGCTGGGAAACCAGAGACAGaccg of the Megalobrama amblycephala isolate DHTTF-2021 linkage group LG12, ASM1881202v1, whole genome shotgun sequence genome contains:
- the LOC125279932 gene encoding uncharacterized protein LOC125279932 isoform X5, with amino-acid sequence MNLLYIPLLVLWSAFNASDAWDPDYYTTTASPDAWQTTSTSVTASPDAWQTTSTSVTASPDAWQTTSTSVTDTSSFLIYNEDHNKCVIVVSTTVVQVAPCDISSTAQQFRWISSSRIISLSFSLCLGAKKIENWDKIILLPCNELSPEQTWECKDETLFGLKGHPMHLNHGNSYEQSLTLYTGTGSWSRWLIYGTKEILCSRGYQDMASIGGNSLGKPCHFPFKYNGKWYAECTVDGRKDGLLWCSTEKDYDTDRKWGFCPTKNAPVPSITVFRQMQDREHVMVMCSFGRRFIESSFQLSLKGEYNYTLKNPLLSSNEKCVFDVKVRSPVSFTCVHEINHAVNRQSETYTYNPSDFAAEHHKKGVSIFFICFSSFIAVGLVIMTVALIIRRKAKSVCSVIAGTDNTILIYENRSEFLKRKEEATDQLINLD
- the LOC125279932 gene encoding uncharacterized protein LOC125279932 isoform X1, translated to MNLLYIPLLVLWSAFNASDAWDPDYYTTTASPDAWQTTSTSVTASPDAWQTTSTSVTASPDAWQTTSTSVTDTSSFLIYNEDHNKCVIVVSTTVVQVAPCDISSTAQQFRWISSSRIISLSFSLCLGAKKIENWDKIILLPCNELSPEQTWECKDETLFGLKGHPMHLNHGNSYEQSLTLYTGTGSWSRWLIYGTKEILCSRGYQDMASIGGNSLGKPCHFPFKYNGKWYAECTVDGRKDGLLWCSTEKDYDTDRKWGFCPTKNAPVPSITVFRQMQDREHVMVMCSFGRRFIESSFQLSLKGEYNYTLKNPLLSSNEKCVFDVKVRSPVSFTCVHEINHAVNRQSETYTYNPSAQSSNMSTPYYPTQTQPTDMSTPYYQTQNFAAEHHKKGVSIFFICFSSFIAVGLVIMTVALIIRRKAKSVCSVIAGTDNTILIYENRSEFLKRKEEATDQLINLD
- the LOC125279932 gene encoding uncharacterized protein LOC125279932 isoform X3, producing MNLLYIPLLVLWSAFNASDAWDPDYYTTTASPDAWQTTSTSVTASPDAWQTTSTSVTASPDAWQTTSTSVTDTSSFLIYNEDHNKCVIVVSTTVVQVAPCDISSTAQQFRWISSSRIISLSFSLCLGAKKIENWDKIILLPCNELSPEQTWECKDETLFGLKGHPMHLNHGNSYEQSLTLYTGTGSWSRWLIYGTKEILCSRGYQDMASIGGNSLGKPCHFPFKYNGKWYAECTVDGRKDGLLWCSTEKDYDTDRKWGFCPTKNAPVPSITVFRQMQDREHVMVMCSFGRRFIESSFQLSLKGEYNYTLKNPLLSSNEKCVFDVKVRSPVSFTCVHEINHAVNRQSETYTYNPSAQSSNMSTPYYPTQNFAAEHHKKGVSIFFICFSSFIAVGLVIMTVALIIRRKAKSVCSVIAGTDNTILIYENRSEFLKRKEEATDQLINLD
- the LOC125279932 gene encoding uncharacterized protein LOC125279932 isoform X6, which encodes MNLLYIPLLVLWSAFNASDAWDPDYYTTTASPDAWQTTSTSVTASPDAWQTTSTSVTASPDAWQTTSTSVTDTSSFLIYNEDHNKCVIVVSTTVVQVAPCDISSTAQQFRWISSSRIISLSFSLCLGAKKIENWDKIILLPCNELSPEQTWECKDETLFGLKGHPMHLNHGNSYEQSLTLYTGTGSWSRWLIYGTKEILCSRGYQDMASIGGNSLGKPCHFPFKYNGKWYAECTVDGRKDGLLWCSTEKDYDTDRKWGFCPTKNAPVPSITVFRQMQDREHVMVMCSFGRRFIESSFQLSLKGEYNYTLKNPLLSSNEKCVFDVKVRSPVSFTCVHEINHAVNRQSETYTYNPSDFAAEHHKKGVSIFFICFSSFIAVGLVIMTVALIIRRKAKSSVIAGTDNTILIYENRSEFLKRKEEATDQLINLD
- the LOC125279932 gene encoding uncharacterized protein LOC125279932 isoform X2, which codes for MNLLYIPLLVLWSAFNASDAWDPDYYTTTASPDAWQTTSTSVTASPDAWQTTSTSVTASPDAWQTTSTSVTDTSSFLIYNEDHNKCVIVVSTTVVQVAPCDISSTAQQFRWISSSRIISLSFSLCLGAKKIENWDKIILLPCNELSPEQTWECKDETLFGLKGHPMHLNHGNSYEQSLTLYTGTGSWSRWLIYGTKEILCSRGYQDMASIGGNSLGKPCHFPFKYNGKWYAECTVDGRKDGLLWCSTEKDYDTDRKWGFCPTKNAPVPSITVFRQMQDREHVMVMCSFGRRFIESSFQLSLKGEYNYTLKNPLLSSNEKCVFDVKVRSPVSFTCVHEINHAVNRQSETYTYNPSAQSSNMSTPYYPTQTQPTDMSTPYYQTQNFAAEHHKKGVSIFFICFSSFIAVGLVIMTVALIIRRKAKSSVIAGTDNTILIYENRSEFLKRKEEATDQLINLD
- the LOC125279932 gene encoding uncharacterized protein LOC125279932 isoform X4 codes for the protein MNLLYIPLLVLWSAFNASDAWDPDYYTTTASPDAWQTTSTSVTASPDAWQTTSTSVTASPDAWQTTSTSVTDTSSFLIYNEDHNKCVIVVSTTVVQVAPCDISSTAQQFRWISSSRIISLSFSLCLGAKKIENWDKIILLPCNELSPEQTWECKDETLFGLKGHPMHLNHGNSYEQSLTLYTGTGSWSRWLIYGTKEILCSRGYQDMASIGGNSLGKPCHFPFKYNGKWYAECTVDGRKDGLLWCSTEKDYDTDRKWGFCPTKNAPVPSITVFRQMQDREHVMVMCSFGRRFIESSFQLSLKGEYNYTLKNPLLSSNEKCVFDVKVRSPVSFTCVHEINHAVNRQSETYTYNPSAQSSNMSTPYYPTQNFAAEHHKKGVSIFFICFSSFIAVGLVIMTVALIIRRKAKSSVIAGTDNTILIYENRSEFLKRKEEATDQLINLD